The Parabacteroides sp. AD58 genome includes a window with the following:
- a CDS encoding ABC transporter permease: protein MIRHILKIIQAQFRGNLWILAELMVVFVALWIMTDYFIAQYTLYHRPVGFDTDRVYQVTVSKRSVDAPQFIVYPENSEEPKQNFDRIVERIRQHPDVEAVALSMFSLPYTHSNTTYGFRKDSVELWNIRRYNISPDYFRVFDIRPAAGGSPDELAQRLVQPGLVISANLAETFFGRTNVVGEELIQGEDTLKIVAVTESVRNDEYNERLPYASFSQIEFPRDGIVPESTCIQMQITFRIRPNVETAGFEERFMKEMRRQLQAGNFWVSDVQSYNDIREQFLERTSNSSGQQVISSVMLFLLVNVFLAVIGSFWFRVNRRKEELGLRMAMGSSRAGLLRFTITESLLLLTLAALPALFICGNLVYADLVSASAADERLLRFLEVSLITWLLLAFIIVLGVWYPAQKAAHIAPADALRAE, encoded by the coding sequence ATGATAAGACATATTTTGAAGATTATACAGGCACAATTCCGTGGTAATCTGTGGATATTGGCTGAGTTGATGGTGGTGTTTGTCGCTTTATGGATTATGACTGATTATTTCATCGCCCAATATACTCTTTATCATCGTCCGGTTGGATTCGATACAGACCGTGTATATCAAGTGACCGTATCTAAACGATCTGTTGATGCTCCTCAGTTTATCGTTTATCCGGAAAACAGTGAAGAACCGAAGCAGAACTTCGATCGTATCGTGGAACGTATCCGGCAGCATCCGGATGTGGAAGCTGTGGCTTTATCGATGTTCTCGTTGCCCTATACACATTCCAATACTACGTATGGCTTTCGGAAAGACAGTGTAGAGTTATGGAATATTCGGCGGTATAATATCAGTCCAGACTATTTCCGTGTCTTCGATATTCGTCCGGCGGCAGGCGGTTCTCCGGATGAACTGGCGCAACGACTTGTTCAACCGGGATTGGTTATCTCGGCAAACTTGGCTGAAACCTTTTTCGGTCGGACCAATGTCGTGGGTGAAGAGTTAATACAAGGAGAGGATACACTTAAAATTGTAGCTGTCACGGAATCTGTCCGTAATGATGAATACAATGAAAGGTTACCTTATGCTTCGTTTAGCCAAATAGAGTTTCCTCGTGATGGTATTGTTCCGGAAAGTACATGCATTCAAATGCAAATCACTTTCCGTATCCGCCCGAATGTCGAGACGGCAGGTTTTGAGGAACGCTTTATGAAAGAGATGCGCCGCCAGTTACAGGCGGGGAATTTCTGGGTGTCTGATGTACAGAGTTATAACGATATTCGGGAGCAGTTCCTGGAGAGGACTTCCAATTCGAGCGGACAACAGGTGATTTCGTCAGTGATGCTCTTCTTGCTGGTTAATGTATTCCTGGCAGTTATCGGTTCATTCTGGTTCCGTGTGAACCGCCGGAAGGAAGAATTGGGATTACGTATGGCGATGGGCTCGTCGCGTGCCGGCTTACTTCGGTTTACCATCACCGAAAGTTTGCTGCTCCTTACACTGGCTGCGCTACCCGCCCTCTTCATTTGTGGTAACTTGGTGTATGCCGATTTGGTATCAGCCTCGGCAGCCGACGAACGACTTCTCCGCTTCTTGGAAGTCTCGTTGATCACCTGGCTGTTATTAGCCTTTATCATTGTCTTAGGAGTCTGGTATCCAGCACAAAAGGCAGCCCATATAGCACCTGCCGATGCCTTGCGGGCAGAGTAG